A stretch of the Teretinema zuelzerae genome encodes the following:
- a CDS encoding GNAT family N-acetyltransferase has translation MDLTLEVIETERLLLVLADLKFANEIFKNFNSETTKYMYPKPANDISETIDFLSNSILEMKKGTNYQVIITKKDTHEFIGCAGLHDLTSEIPELGIWIKKESFGNKYGQETIKGIVNWAVKQNKWNKARYPVDKRNISSRKIPESLNGIIVKEFKSINMSNVELDEVEYEVSLEKDFA, from the coding sequence ATGGATCTCACATTAGAAGTTATTGAGACAGAAAGATTATTATTAGTGCTTGCTGATCTAAAATTTGCTAATGAAATATTTAAAAACTTTAATAGTGAAACCACAAAATATATGTATCCGAAACCTGCAAATGATATTAGTGAAACAATAGATTTTTTGAGCAACTCTATATTAGAAATGAAGAAAGGAACAAATTATCAAGTTATTATAACAAAAAAAGACACTCATGAATTTATTGGATGTGCTGGATTACATGATTTAACAAGTGAAATTCCAGAATTAGGAATATGGATTAAAAAAGAGTCTTTTGGGAATAAATATGGGCAAGAAACAATTAAAGGAATTGTTAATTGGGCTGTTAAACAGAATAAATGGAATAAAGCTCGCTATCCAGTTGATAAAAGAAATATTTCTAGTAGGAAAATTCCAGAGAGTTTAAATGGAATAATTGTTAAAGAATTTAAAAGTATTAATATGAGTAATGTTGAATTAGACGAAGTTGAATATGAAGTGTCTCTTGAAAAAGATTTCGCCTAA
- a CDS encoding class I SAM-dependent methyltransferase — protein sequence MEKVYQKNPKKIFDFIQFILSKKSLIKIDKILDFGCGTGIDSLFLSKNMYSVTGYDVSEKMLKLAQKKVSNDEYKLKFTNDLNAEKYDCIFSYGAFGHILSNENIKNTLNTIYNSLNPGGVFILHQENILGIIKYIKNRKHIFKDNGFKYKVKLDYKVDLLKSYLIETQKIKILKGSKVINFIQENHIFRNWTYPEGMFFLENSGFKNIECYSSLNDRIEISGNEIGLIYCCIKEKLSNN from the coding sequence ATGGAAAAAGTATATCAAAAAAATCCCAAGAAGATTTTTGATTTTATACAATTTATTTTAAGTAAAAAATCTTTAATCAAAATAGATAAAATACTGGATTTTGGATGTGGGACTGGAATAGATTCATTATTTCTCTCAAAAAATATGTATTCTGTAACTGGATATGATGTATCAGAAAAAATGTTAAAATTAGCTCAAAAAAAAGTAAGCAATGATGAATATAAGCTAAAATTCACTAACGATTTAAATGCAGAAAAATATGATTGTATATTTTCATATGGAGCATTTGGGCATATTTTATCAAATGAAAATATTAAGAACACATTAAATACAATTTATAATTCATTAAATCCAGGAGGAGTATTTATTCTTCATCAGGAAAATATTTTAGGAATAATAAAATATATTAAAAATCGTAAACATATCTTCAAAGATAATGGATTCAAATATAAAGTAAAATTAGATTATAAAGTGGATTTATTAAAAAGTTATTTAATCGAAACTCAAAAAATAAAAATATTAAAAGGATCTAAAGTAATTAATTTTATTCAAGAAAACCACATATTTCGAAATTGGACATATCCTGAAGGTATGTTTTTTTTGGAAAATTCTGGTTTTAAGAATATAGAATGTTATTCATCGTTAAATGACCGCATTGAAATATCTGGAAATGAAATTGGTTTGATTTACTGTTGTATAAAGGAAAAATTATCTAACAACTAG